A part of Calditerricola satsumensis genomic DNA contains:
- a CDS encoding GerAB/ArcD/ProY family transporter — translation MIEKGRISSFQLALMLYPAILATAVLIVPAITGQQAGRDMWISPLWAALVGTLTVFVAHALHRRFPGQTVIQYSESLLGAVGGKVVGCLYVFFYLHMTGLIVREYGEFVMGTFFSRTPLFIVMVCMLLIAGFAVRGGLEVIGRLAELFTPVFVALLALSILLILSELEPMNMLPILEHGLAPSLKGALVPQGWMSEMFLMAFLLPYLADPENGRKSGLLTIGAITLTMVVGNLVTLWLFGDITPNLTYPMLSGVQYIDIAEFLQNVESIVMAIWVTGAFVKVAVFYYVLVLGTAQWLHLTDYRPLALPMGLLVLVFAMWSAPSFAKLVTHLGTSLPLYLTTMQTLLPLGLLLISALRGRRSPSSGLERADRAAGAAGSPAGSAGTR, via the coding sequence GTGATCGAAAAGGGGAGAATCTCATCCTTTCAACTCGCCCTGATGCTCTACCCGGCCATCCTCGCCACCGCCGTCCTCATCGTTCCCGCGATTACGGGCCAGCAAGCTGGGCGAGACATGTGGATCTCACCGCTGTGGGCGGCTCTCGTCGGCACGCTCACCGTCTTCGTCGCCCACGCCTTGCACCGCCGGTTTCCCGGGCAAACCGTCATCCAATACAGCGAGAGCCTGCTCGGAGCTGTCGGAGGCAAGGTGGTAGGCTGTCTGTACGTGTTCTTTTACCTTCACATGACAGGCCTCATCGTGCGGGAGTACGGCGAATTTGTCATGGGCACATTTTTCAGCCGTACACCGCTTTTCATTGTGATGGTCTGCATGCTCCTTATCGCCGGTTTTGCCGTGCGCGGCGGCTTGGAAGTCATCGGCCGACTGGCCGAGCTGTTCACCCCCGTCTTTGTCGCCCTGTTGGCACTGTCCATCCTGCTCATCCTCTCCGAGCTTGAACCCATGAACATGCTGCCCATCCTTGAACACGGCCTCGCGCCTTCGTTGAAAGGCGCACTCGTTCCCCAGGGGTGGATGAGCGAAATGTTTCTCATGGCCTTCCTGCTCCCCTATTTGGCCGACCCCGAAAACGGTCGGAAAAGCGGCCTGCTCACCATCGGCGCGATCACCCTCACCATGGTGGTGGGCAACCTGGTTACCCTGTGGCTGTTCGGCGACATCACCCCCAACCTGACCTATCCCATGCTGTCCGGGGTGCAGTACATCGACATCGCCGAATTCCTGCAAAACGTGGAATCGATTGTCATGGCCATCTGGGTCACCGGGGCTTTTGTCAAGGTCGCCGTCTTTTACTACGTGCTGGTACTCGGCACGGCACAATGGCTGCATCTGACCGATTACCGTCCTCTGGCCCTGCCCATGGGTCTGCTGGTTCTCGTGTTTGCCATGTGGTCGGCCCCCAGCTTCGCGAAATTGGTGACCCATCTTGGGACCTCCCTTCCCTTGTACCTGACAACCATGCAAACACTCCTGCCGCTGGGACTCTTGCTCATCTCCGCACTTCGCGGCCGGCGGTCCCCGTCTTCGGGATTGGAACGGGCCGACAGGGCCGCAGGAGCGGCCGGGTCGCCCGCCGGATCCGCGGGGACGAGGTAA
- the lysA gene encoding diaminopimelate decarboxylase, with protein MRLHGTSRINERGHLEIGGCDTVDLARAFGTPLIVYDEALIRERCRAFVEAFRKTGARFQVAYASKAFCTVAMCQLVAEEGLALDVVSDGELYTAKKAGFPPARIHLHGNNKTPEELAMALDMGIGCVVVDNFYELALLTEMARERGRRVAILLRVTPGVEAHTHAYIQTGQEDSKFGFDIGSGVALEAVKRALDAPPLRLLGVHCHIGSQIFETEGFVAAIARIFAFLDAVRAETGYVAPVVNLGGGFGIRYTEDDTPLPVAAYVEAIVAAVRSECRARAYPEPEIWVEPGRSIVGEAGTTLYTVGAIKEIPGLRTYVAVDGGMTDNIRPALYQARYEAMLANRAREEPTETVSIAGKTCESGDMLIWDIALPPVRPGDVLAVSCTGAYTYSMASNYNRLRRPAVVFVRDGRAKVVVRRETYDDLVRNDVPLSVEAAARR; from the coding sequence ATGCGCCTGCACGGCACAAGCCGGATCAACGAGAGAGGACACCTGGAGATCGGCGGCTGTGACACGGTGGATCTGGCCCGCGCCTTTGGCACCCCGCTTATCGTGTACGACGAGGCGCTGATCCGGGAGAGGTGCCGCGCCTTTGTCGAGGCGTTCCGCAAGACCGGCGCGCGCTTTCAGGTGGCGTACGCCAGCAAGGCGTTCTGCACGGTGGCGATGTGCCAGCTCGTGGCCGAGGAAGGGCTGGCCCTCGACGTCGTGTCGGACGGCGAACTGTACACGGCGAAGAAGGCCGGGTTTCCGCCCGCGCGCATCCACCTCCACGGCAACAACAAGACGCCCGAGGAGCTGGCCATGGCCCTCGACATGGGCATCGGGTGCGTGGTGGTGGACAATTTTTATGAGCTGGCCCTGCTGACGGAGATGGCCCGCGAGCGGGGGCGGCGCGTTGCCATTCTCCTGCGGGTGACGCCCGGCGTGGAAGCCCACACCCACGCCTACATCCAGACGGGTCAGGAAGATTCGAAGTTTGGGTTTGACATCGGCAGCGGCGTGGCCCTTGAGGCGGTGAAGCGCGCCCTCGACGCGCCGCCGCTTCGCCTCCTGGGCGTGCACTGCCATATCGGGTCGCAGATCTTCGAGACGGAGGGCTTCGTCGCCGCCATCGCCCGCATCTTTGCGTTCCTCGATGCCGTCCGGGCGGAAACGGGATATGTGGCGCCGGTGGTCAACCTCGGCGGCGGCTTTGGCATTCGCTACACCGAGGACGACACGCCGCTCCCGGTGGCGGCCTACGTGGAGGCGATCGTCGCCGCCGTGCGTTCGGAATGCCGCGCCCGGGCGTACCCGGAGCCGGAAATTTGGGTGGAGCCGGGGCGGAGCATCGTCGGCGAGGCGGGAACGACGCTGTACACAGTGGGGGCCATCAAGGAGATTCCCGGTTTGCGCACCTACGTGGCCGTTGACGGCGGGATGACCGACAACATCCGTCCGGCCCTCTACCAGGCGCGCTACGAGGCGATGCTGGCCAACCGCGCGCGGGAGGAGCCGACCGAAACGGTTTCCATCGCCGGGAAGACCTGCGAGTCGGGGGACATGCTGATCTGGGACATCGCCCTGCCTCCGGTGCGGCCGGGCGACGTGCTGGCCGTCTCCTGCACCGGCGCGTACACCTATTCCATGGCCAGCAACTACAACCGCCTGCGCCGCCCCGCCGTCGTCTTTGTGCGCGACGGCCGGGCGAAGGTGGTCGTGCGGCGCGAGACCTACGACGATCTGGTGCGCAACGACGTGCCGCTGTCGGTGGAAGCGGCGGCGCGACGGTGA